In the Kribbella sp. NBC_00482 genome, one interval contains:
- a CDS encoding class I SAM-dependent methyltransferase translates to MSDLADYYRRRAGEYDAVYEKPERQEDLARLRALLPPLVAGRSVLEVAAGTGYWTTALATTAESIVATDLNDETLAVARTRSYGPADVRFETADAYDLAAVPGRFDAIFAGFFWSHVPRADVRRFAASLLERVEPGGVVILADNLYVEGSNYPITRTTDGGDTYQTRQLSDGRTFEVLKNFPSREELAAQVAPAEVEWTELAYFWLATVC, encoded by the coding sequence GTGAGCGATCTGGCCGACTACTACCGCAGGCGTGCCGGTGAGTACGACGCGGTGTACGAGAAGCCGGAGCGGCAGGAGGACCTGGCTCGTCTGCGGGCCCTCCTGCCGCCGCTCGTCGCGGGTCGTTCGGTCCTGGAGGTTGCCGCCGGCACCGGTTACTGGACGACCGCGCTGGCGACCACCGCGGAGTCGATCGTCGCGACGGACCTGAACGACGAGACGCTCGCGGTTGCACGGACGCGGTCCTACGGCCCGGCCGACGTACGTTTCGAGACCGCGGACGCGTACGACCTGGCCGCGGTCCCGGGGCGCTTCGACGCGATCTTCGCGGGGTTCTTCTGGTCCCATGTCCCGCGCGCCGATGTACGCCGGTTCGCCGCGAGCCTGCTGGAGCGGGTGGAGCCGGGTGGCGTGGTGATCCTGGCCGACAACCTGTACGTGGAGGGCAGCAACTATCCGATCACCCGGACGACGGACGGCGGCGACACGTACCAGACCCGGCAGCTGTCGGACGGGCGCACGTTCGAGGTGCTGAAGAACTTCCCGTCGCGGGAGGAGCTCGCGGCGCAGGTCGCGCCGGCCGAGGTGGAGTGGACCGAGCTGGCTTACTTCTGGCTGGCAACTGTCTGCTAA